One genomic window of Prochlorococcus marinus str. NATL2A includes the following:
- the abc-f gene encoding ribosomal protection-like ABC-F family protein, whose protein sequence is MLRLEKISKIYPTGEVLKDVSWEIRNGERIGLVGVNGAGKSTQLKIIAGLEEATDGSLISEGDPSIAYLKQEFDVDLSRTVREELFVAFKEASDLLHSQKLVQENMESELASKDLDYLDLLIKELSVIQSKFESINGYDLESKVEKLLPTIGFNQNEADRLVGDFSGGWQMRIALGKILLQSPDLLLLDEPTNHLDLETIEWLENYLLNQKIAMVIVSHDRSFLDKVCTRIVNTERGKSKSYIGNYTSYLQQRDFELESTKVAYEKQQKDIQVQKAYIERFRASATRSTQAKSREKLLDKVEKIEAPENNLKGPNFKFLEAPRAGRDILNIKDLTHSYEDNILFLGAFLELEPGERIAFLGPNGSGKSTLLRLIMGLEEPDEGSITIGKYNIIPSYFEQNQAEALELEKTVIETISQSVPDWTQTEIRSLLGSFGLTNDSVFKEVSQISGGEKARLALALMIIKPSNLLILDEPTNHLDIPSKQMLEQALSNYNGTALIVSHDRYFISKVANTIVEIRDGQLIKYQGDYKYYKEKKIEEAQEKEKELQLAERERKRLANREKQRRKKKTKQK, encoded by the coding sequence GTGTTGCGACTAGAGAAGATTAGTAAAATTTATCCCACTGGCGAAGTCTTGAAAGATGTCAGTTGGGAAATTAGAAATGGAGAGAGAATTGGTTTGGTTGGAGTCAATGGAGCAGGAAAATCAACACAATTAAAAATTATTGCTGGATTAGAAGAAGCAACTGATGGATCTTTGATTAGCGAAGGGGATCCATCTATTGCTTATTTAAAACAGGAATTTGATGTGGATCTTTCAAGAACTGTTAGAGAAGAGTTATTTGTTGCATTTAAAGAAGCATCTGATTTACTTCACAGTCAAAAATTAGTTCAAGAAAATATGGAATCTGAATTAGCTTCTAAAGATTTAGATTACCTAGATTTATTAATCAAAGAATTAAGCGTGATTCAAAGCAAATTTGAATCAATAAATGGTTACGATTTAGAATCTAAAGTTGAAAAGTTATTACCCACTATTGGTTTCAATCAAAATGAAGCAGACAGACTAGTTGGAGACTTCTCGGGTGGCTGGCAGATGAGAATAGCTTTAGGAAAAATCCTATTACAAAGTCCTGATTTATTGTTACTTGATGAACCAACTAATCATTTAGATTTAGAAACGATTGAATGGCTAGAGAATTATTTACTTAATCAGAAAATTGCTATGGTAATTGTTAGCCATGATAGATCTTTCTTAGATAAAGTTTGTACGAGAATTGTTAATACCGAGCGAGGTAAATCTAAAAGCTATATTGGAAATTATACGTCATATCTTCAACAGAGAGATTTTGAATTGGAATCAACAAAAGTTGCATACGAGAAACAACAGAAGGATATACAAGTTCAAAAGGCATATATAGAAAGATTTCGAGCAAGTGCTACAAGAAGTACACAAGCTAAAAGTAGAGAAAAGTTATTAGATAAAGTTGAAAAGATAGAAGCTCCTGAGAATAACTTAAAAGGACCTAATTTTAAATTTTTGGAAGCACCACGTGCTGGTAGGGATATCTTAAATATTAAGGATTTAACCCATAGCTATGAAGATAATATTTTATTTTTAGGAGCCTTTTTAGAGCTTGAGCCAGGCGAAAGAATAGCATTTTTAGGTCCAAATGGTTCTGGAAAATCTACTTTACTGCGACTAATTATGGGGTTAGAAGAACCTGATGAAGGATCTATTACGATAGGAAAATATAATATTATACCTAGTTATTTTGAACAAAATCAAGCAGAGGCCTTAGAGTTAGAAAAAACAGTAATTGAGACAATTTCTCAATCTGTACCTGATTGGACACAAACAGAAATTCGTTCTTTACTGGGTAGCTTTGGTTTAACTAATGATTCGGTTTTTAAGGAGGTCAGTCAGATTAGTGGAGGAGAGAAAGCAAGACTTGCTTTAGCTTTAATGATTATTAAGCCGTCAAATTTGCTTATTCTTGATGAACCGACAAATCATTTAGATATACCTTCAAAGCAAATGCTAGAGCAGGCATTATCCAATTATAATGGCACTGCATTAATAGTTTCTCATGATCGATATTTTATTTCAAAAGTTGCAAACACAATTGTAGAAATAAGAGATGGTCAATTAATTAAGTATCAAGGTGATTACAAATACTATAAAGAGAAAAAAATCGAAGAAGCACAAGAAAAAGAAAAAGAATTACAATTAGCTGAAAGGGAAAGAAAAAGGTTGGCTAATCGAGAAAAACAGCGTAGGAAGAAGAAAACTAAACAAAAATAA
- a CDS encoding trypsin-like peptidase domain-containing protein — translation MHGLDDNRLIIGSLKLRQKKYFKIFVLVVLIFLNFRYETPLHSSEASLLSQENHNKQSFVSKALNISGDAVVTIETQRQVLSSSEGVFPPGILNDRYFERFFGLRGLQVPRSRIEKGQGSGVIFSKEGLVLTNAHVIEKTDQLIVGLSDGRRVLGNVVGEDSLTDLAVIKLKAKGPWPTAQLGNSDNLKVGDWAIAVGNPFGLENTVTLGIISNLNRDVAQLGISDKRIDLIQTDAAINPGNSGGPLLNSVGEVIGINTLVRSGPGAGLGFAIPINRARKIAKDLITSGRAKHPMIGVTLSSNIKQKSNFLSQTEDGAIIKYLMPNGPAEKGGLKVNDLIISINNEKISTPADVVKKINKNNLQSALRIKILRENIESIKIIKPVDIYDLQV, via the coding sequence ATGCATGGATTAGATGACAACAGACTAATAATAGGATCCCTAAAGTTACGTCAAAAAAAATATTTTAAAATTTTTGTTTTAGTTGTTCTTATTTTTTTGAACTTCCGATATGAAACTCCTCTTCATTCAAGTGAAGCTTCACTGTTATCCCAAGAAAATCACAATAAGCAATCTTTCGTATCAAAAGCGTTAAATATTAGTGGGGATGCAGTGGTCACAATTGAAACACAACGTCAGGTTTTATCTTCAAGTGAAGGTGTATTTCCTCCTGGGATCTTAAATGATCGATATTTTGAACGATTCTTTGGTCTAAGAGGCCTGCAAGTTCCACGATCTCGAATTGAAAAAGGGCAAGGAAGTGGAGTGATTTTTTCTAAAGAAGGTCTGGTCTTAACTAATGCTCATGTAATAGAAAAAACTGATCAATTAATAGTGGGTTTATCAGATGGAAGAAGAGTGCTTGGAAATGTTGTTGGAGAAGATTCTTTAACAGATCTTGCAGTTATTAAACTCAAAGCAAAAGGTCCTTGGCCAACTGCCCAATTAGGAAACTCCGATAATTTAAAAGTTGGTGATTGGGCAATTGCAGTTGGAAATCCTTTTGGACTTGAAAATACGGTTACTCTTGGAATCATTAGTAATCTCAATAGAGATGTTGCTCAATTAGGTATATCCGACAAAAGAATAGATCTCATTCAAACTGATGCAGCTATTAATCCAGGTAATTCTGGAGGACCATTATTAAATTCTGTTGGAGAAGTGATTGGTATTAATACTCTTGTTCGCTCAGGACCAGGAGCAGGATTAGGTTTCGCAATTCCAATAAATAGAGCTAGAAAAATCGCCAAAGATTTAATCACCAGCGGGAGAGCCAAGCATCCCATGATCGGAGTAACACTTTCAAGCAATATCAAACAAAAAAGTAATTTTCTTTCCCAAACAGAAGATGGAGCGATAATTAAATATTTGATGCCAAATGGTCCGGCCGAAAAAGGTGGATTAAAAGTAAATGATCTAATAATTTCAATCAACAATGAAAAAATTTCAACTCCAGCAGATGTGGTAAAAAAAATTAATAAAAATAATTTACAATCAGCATTAAGAATTAAAATACTTAGAGAGAATATAGAGTCTATAAAAATTATCAAACCAGTTGATATTTATGATCTTCAAGTATAA
- a CDS encoding DUF2973 domain-containing protein, which yields MLSNFLPFVYGLSVFVLLFLAARIMLNGFFSGQASFKIQNSFSKTKGDDRTGLVTVHPELLDKDGSITDEDLLTVRFSKDSDHPQSYEKPSE from the coding sequence ATGTTGAGCAATTTTTTACCTTTTGTTTATGGCCTTTCAGTTTTTGTTTTGTTGTTTTTGGCTGCCAGAATAATGCTAAATGGTTTTTTCTCAGGTCAAGCATCATTTAAGATTCAAAATTCATTTTCAAAGACAAAAGGTGATGATCGAACAGGCTTGGTTACTGTTCATCCTGAGCTTCTAGACAAAGATGGCTCCATTACTGATGAAGATTTGCTCACAGTTCGTTTTTCTAAGGACAGTGATCATCCACAATCATATGAAAAGCCTTCTGAATAA
- a CDS encoding chlorophyll a/b-binding protein yields the protein MKDNFEPRYGFVNFAEIWNGRLAMMGILIGLTTELLTGQGILTQMGIG from the coding sequence ATGAAAGATAACTTCGAACCTCGTTATGGATTTGTCAATTTTGCTGAAATATGGAATGGCCGTTTAGCAATGATGGGTATTTTAATAGGTTTAACAACAGAACTTTTAACAGGGCAAGGGATTTTAACTCAGATGGGAATCGGTTGA
- the xseA gene encoding exodeoxyribonuclease VII large subunit — MTDLKNAKQSLTTYSVKELNESIGLLLSRGFAPKFILEAAVSKSQIKKGHLWLTLTDGKASVDAVAWSSTIKSLKFLPKQDDGVVIIGKLNFWESQARVSVQVFDIRPSISTVLRKFEIVKSNLFKEGLIDDSLRKKLPKYPHSLGILTSVPSSALADMLRTAKERWPLTKLQIIPIPVQGDNANKLKSILSKLKKNKLQVEALIIARGGGSREDLMLFDSEIIAREIATFPIPVITGIGHEDDLTVADLVSDHRSATPTAAIVDLLPSREIEKNKFLQNKKLLKYYLKLFFQNTKKTLITKKSIFQSYSPRLLIKNKRTRINYMYEILNALSPRKLLKRGFALITDESGNSIYSVKNIKENDKLIVQFCDGKITAEVDSLNYDKI; from the coding sequence TTGACTGATCTTAAAAACGCTAAACAATCTCTAACTACATATAGTGTTAAAGAGTTAAACGAATCTATTGGCTTATTATTATCAAGAGGCTTTGCCCCAAAGTTTATACTTGAAGCCGCTGTTTCTAAATCACAAATAAAAAAAGGTCATTTATGGTTAACTTTAACGGACGGGAAAGCAAGTGTAGATGCAGTTGCATGGTCATCAACAATAAAGTCTTTAAAATTTTTACCAAAGCAAGATGATGGCGTTGTTATTATTGGTAAATTAAATTTCTGGGAATCTCAAGCAAGAGTATCGGTACAAGTTTTCGATATTCGACCAAGTATTTCTACGGTTCTTAGGAAGTTTGAAATAGTCAAATCAAATCTTTTTAAAGAAGGTTTGATAGATGATTCGTTACGAAAAAAATTGCCAAAATATCCTCATTCACTTGGTATCCTTACAAGTGTTCCAAGCTCTGCTTTAGCTGACATGCTTAGAACAGCTAAGGAGAGATGGCCATTAACGAAGCTGCAAATAATTCCTATTCCGGTTCAAGGTGATAATGCAAATAAACTAAAATCTATTTTAAGTAAATTAAAAAAAAATAAGTTACAAGTAGAGGCTTTAATTATAGCTAGAGGAGGAGGTAGCAGAGAAGATTTAATGTTGTTCGATAGTGAAATCATAGCTAGAGAAATCGCAACTTTCCCAATACCAGTAATTACAGGGATAGGTCACGAAGATGATCTAACTGTTGCTGATCTGGTTTCAGATCATCGATCTGCCACTCCAACTGCTGCGATTGTTGATCTATTGCCCTCAAGAGAAATTGAAAAAAATAAGTTTTTGCAAAATAAAAAATTACTTAAATATTATTTGAAATTATTTTTTCAGAACACAAAGAAAACATTAATTACAAAAAAATCTATTTTTCAATCTTATTCACCCCGACTATTAATAAAAAATAAAAGAACAAGAATAAATTATATGTATGAGATTTTGAATGCACTTTCTCCAAGAAAATTGTTAAAAAGAGGTTTTGCGCTAATTACTGACGAGTCAGGTAATTCGATTTATAGTGTAAAAAATATTAAGGAAAATGATAAGCTGATAGTTCAATTTTGTGATGGAAAAATTACAGCAGAGGTTGATAGTCTTAATTATGATAAAATATAA
- the xseB gene encoding exodeoxyribonuclease VII small subunit: MPLENQVIPNHLSMSNKVTNKKNIEIFKQDINRLSYEESISALETILNNVQDENISLDEIQINYIKGHLLLKHCEELLQFCEQEINEINPEFLELD, from the coding sequence ATGCCACTTGAAAATCAAGTTATCCCAAATCATTTATCAATGTCTAACAAAGTTACTAACAAAAAAAATATAGAAATCTTTAAACAAGATATTAATAGATTAAGTTATGAAGAATCTATATCTGCATTGGAAACTATCTTAAACAATGTGCAAGATGAAAATATTTCATTGGATGAAATTCAAATTAATTATATTAAAGGTCATCTACTTCTTAAGCATTGCGAAGAACTCTTGCAGTTTTGTGAACAAGAGATTAATGAAATTAATCCAGAATTTTTAGAATTAGATTAA
- a CDS encoding YihY/virulence factor BrkB family protein — MGLNWTKKARWLFSSLWRAYERWSKCDCVDLSAAFAYYTLQSFFPILLISLSVASWFLGKQQGIEQRIIELTAEVLPSEVIALVASTLEQLINQGFGAGILGAMFLMITAGNAYLTLQRGADRLWEDVLPVKSKPDPLRLQAFRFIRNRIEAFFVVLLVGILMVIDQISANIRLIPEAVLEDLANTTPWVENAITKIPVLQVGQFILPLIGFSTMALLLQGLLPSRRVPLKPLIPGALMIGTLLTILNLAVSRSILSLGSRFQAYGFIGGVLVLTLWVWMVGVIIYFGQCWSVVIASMRRNRYV; from the coding sequence GTGGGCTTGAACTGGACTAAAAAAGCAAGATGGTTGTTTAGCAGTCTCTGGAGAGCTTATGAAAGATGGTCTAAGTGTGATTGCGTCGATTTAAGCGCAGCATTTGCTTACTACACTCTTCAGTCCTTCTTTCCAATATTGCTAATCTCGCTATCAGTTGCATCATGGTTTTTAGGAAAACAGCAAGGAATAGAGCAAAGAATAATTGAATTAACCGCTGAGGTTTTACCGTCTGAAGTAATAGCTTTGGTCGCATCAACTTTAGAACAATTAATTAATCAGGGGTTTGGCGCAGGGATTCTTGGGGCAATGTTTTTAATGATCACTGCTGGCAATGCCTATCTAACACTACAAAGAGGAGCAGATCGATTATGGGAAGACGTACTACCAGTTAAATCAAAGCCAGATCCATTAAGGCTTCAAGCGTTTCGATTTATCAGAAATCGTATTGAAGCTTTCTTTGTAGTTCTTCTAGTTGGGATTTTGATGGTTATCGATCAAATCAGTGCAAATATTCGTCTGATTCCCGAAGCAGTTTTGGAAGACTTAGCCAACACAACCCCTTGGGTTGAAAATGCCATAACAAAAATACCTGTACTTCAAGTAGGTCAATTTATACTTCCTCTAATAGGTTTTTCAACTATGGCACTGCTTTTACAAGGTTTACTCCCCAGTAGAAGAGTGCCTTTAAAACCACTAATACCTGGGGCTTTGATGATTGGAACTTTGCTAACTATTCTGAATTTGGCAGTTAGTAGAAGTATCCTTTCATTGGGATCAAGATTTCAAGCTTATGGATTCATTGGTGGAGTCCTTGTATTGACTCTTTGGGTTTGGATGGTAGGAGTAATTATTTATTTTGGTCAATGTTGGAGCGTTGTAATTGCAAGCATGCGTCGAAATCGATACGTTTAA
- a CDS encoding inositol monophosphatase family protein, which yields MNQDPISKPLSKAQLIAIHQLVDEVGKRQLQDFGQINSDIKPDGTLITECDRWSDKTIVQGLSQITPGEGVLSEEGKKSIPSSSEYWVVDPLDGTTNFAAGIPYWAISIARFTNGEPETAFLDIPALRKRIFAIKGKGVWLNDKPLKPESRFKKNSDCISLCSRSIKVLQMKPEQSFPGKIRLLGVSSLNMTSVAIGQTIAALEATPKIWDIAAAWLILEELNCLINWLETNPKNILSGTDLTSVNFPLLTASTEDQLNNMLPWASALIQDS from the coding sequence ATGAATCAAGACCCAATATCTAAACCTCTGAGCAAAGCTCAACTAATTGCAATTCATCAATTAGTTGATGAGGTTGGAAAACGTCAACTTCAAGATTTTGGTCAAATCAACTCTGACATAAAGCCTGATGGAACACTTATTACAGAATGTGATAGGTGGAGTGATAAAACAATAGTTCAAGGGTTATCTCAAATTACTCCCGGAGAAGGCGTCCTGAGTGAAGAGGGTAAGAAGTCAATTCCTAGCTCCAGTGAGTATTGGGTAGTTGACCCACTCGATGGAACAACTAATTTTGCAGCAGGCATTCCATACTGGGCAATATCAATAGCACGTTTCACTAATGGGGAACCTGAGACAGCCTTCCTTGACATACCAGCACTTAGAAAAAGAATTTTCGCCATAAAAGGAAAAGGAGTTTGGCTAAACGACAAGCCACTTAAGCCTGAATCACGTTTCAAGAAAAATAGTGACTGCATTTCTCTTTGTAGCCGCTCAATTAAAGTTTTACAAATGAAACCAGAGCAGTCATTCCCAGGAAAAATAAGACTACTTGGGGTATCTAGTTTAAATATGACTAGTGTTGCCATCGGTCAAACGATTGCTGCTTTAGAGGCGACACCAAAAATTTGGGATATTGCAGCTGCATGGTTAATACTTGAGGAACTTAATTGTCTTATCAACTGGTTGGAGACTAACCCAAAAAACATTCTCTCTGGAACAGATCTTACTTCAGTGAATTTCCCATTACTAACAGCATCCACTGAAGATCAATTGAACAACATGCTGCCATGGGCGTCAGCATTAATTCAGGATAGTTAA
- a CDS encoding TolC family protein, translating to MRRVKRKFLIVAGLFISGLNPLWATSSQKITSNTKIKGNSSKSLSQNQKQQRVLYELNAPEDLFLPSRSREVLVKTYQKVNLDQLENLLINNNRAIKIYLERVEQAKSILKSSLSSWYPTLNLTANGIPQYFESNNFNESSVIQDTSSKQWSSSISAQVKWDLINPARVPEIASARDSFEKSKYSYAIILRDLKLEAKKRYFNLQKANEEIEVAKKSIESSTIGLRDAEIRFESGIGTKLEVLEARTQLARDQQLFNIKLGDQKIGQRSLAEILNFPEDVTPLIGTKTQVTGIWDLSLEDSIIAAYNSREELESILLEISINNSNANAALAASQPKLSIVNTSTSSFAKGELNQISPNTSNTSSNFSNTIGLNATWFIFDGGNSRSLYNYNKSKAKEAKLNFAARRAQIRQEVEQVFFKLESAKLNISASYTEVLSARESLRLAKLRYKSGITTQREVVNNQRDLTDSEVRYIISVTSYNTLLADLSRQTGLDNIKPCDIKVNPQNQSDIDSKSLYESNLIPLCQL from the coding sequence ATGAGGAGAGTGAAGAGAAAGTTTCTAATTGTTGCAGGTTTATTTATATCTGGGCTCAATCCTTTGTGGGCTACAAGTTCGCAAAAAATAACTTCCAATACAAAGATAAAAGGAAACTCAAGTAAAAGCCTAAGTCAAAATCAAAAACAACAGCGGGTCTTATATGAATTAAATGCGCCTGAAGATCTTTTTTTACCCTCTAGATCACGCGAAGTATTAGTAAAAACTTATCAAAAAGTTAACCTTGATCAGTTAGAAAATTTACTTATAAACAACAACCGAGCAATTAAAATCTACTTAGAAAGAGTTGAGCAAGCCAAATCAATATTAAAAAGTTCTTTATCCTCATGGTACCCAACATTAAACCTAACAGCTAATGGTATTCCCCAATATTTTGAATCTAATAACTTTAATGAATCAAGCGTAATACAAGATACTTCGAGTAAACAATGGAGTTCCTCTATCTCCGCTCAAGTAAAATGGGATTTAATTAATCCTGCAAGAGTCCCAGAGATAGCATCAGCTAGAGATAGTTTTGAAAAGTCAAAATATTCTTACGCAATAATTTTAAGAGATTTAAAATTAGAGGCAAAAAAACGTTACTTCAATTTGCAAAAAGCCAATGAGGAAATAGAAGTAGCAAAGAAATCAATTGAATCCTCGACTATTGGGTTAAGAGACGCAGAAATTAGATTTGAATCAGGTATTGGTACGAAATTAGAAGTTCTAGAAGCTAGAACTCAATTAGCTAGAGATCAGCAATTGTTTAATATTAAATTAGGTGATCAAAAAATTGGTCAAAGATCTCTTGCTGAAATACTTAATTTTCCAGAGGATGTAACACCATTAATTGGTACAAAAACTCAAGTTACAGGTATATGGGATTTATCATTAGAGGATAGTATTATAGCTGCTTATAATTCAAGAGAAGAACTCGAAAGTATCCTATTAGAAATATCAATTAATAATAGTAATGCAAATGCTGCACTTGCTGCTAGCCAACCAAAATTAAGCATTGTAAATACATCGACCTCTTCATTTGCGAAAGGTGAGTTAAATCAAATATCTCCAAACACCAGCAACACATCCTCCAATTTTTCTAACACCATTGGGCTCAATGCAACATGGTTTATTTTTGATGGAGGCAATTCAAGATCTTTGTATAATTACAATAAAAGTAAAGCAAAAGAAGCAAAACTAAATTTTGCCGCAAGAAGAGCTCAAATTAGACAAGAAGTTGAACAAGTATTCTTCAAACTAGAGTCGGCTAAACTAAATATTTCTGCTTCGTACACAGAAGTTTTGTCTGCAAGAGAGTCTTTAAGACTTGCAAAACTTAGATACAAATCAGGTATTACTACACAACGAGAAGTTGTAAACAACCAAAGAGATTTAACTGATTCCGAGGTTCGTTATATTATTTCGGTCACTAGCTATAACACTCTATTAGCTGACTTAAGTAGACAAACGGGTTTAGATAACATCAAACCATGTGATATCAAAGTCAATCCACAAAATCAAAGTGACATAGATAGCAAATCACTCTATGAATCAAATTTAATTCCCCTATGTCAGCTATAG
- a CDS encoding TIGR03279 family radical SAM protein gives MSTLRITQNKIKPAVVASIEEGSIGEELGFEVGDRLISINGVKPRDLIDYKFLMAEENIQLIILDEKDKQHTIDIEKDYDDELGLAFTEALFDGLKQCNNQCPFCFIDQQPPGKRKSLYLKDDDYRLSFLYGSYLTLTNLSKQDWERIEEQRLTPLFVSVHATDPSLRSKLLRNPKAIDLLNQLAWFSKKRIQIHAQIVVCPEINDGKALERTINDLYSFAQGDFPVVLSAAVVPVGLTRFRPSNDGLIPVDPVCATKVINQVEPMQRIFYKSTGSRFAWLSDEWYLIAKKALPSLNSYEDLPQKENGVGSIRSFLRAMDEATRDLPTKIDQKKTCSWVVGKLVENELQKPCKRINKINNFTLHLYGLPSPYWGQEQIVTGLLTGQDLIKGLRGKELGDELLIPSVMLRQGEKIFLDDMTLQELSLSLNVSVRIVHDAQDIVNKALGKA, from the coding sequence ATGAGCACATTAAGGATAACTCAAAACAAAATTAAACCTGCTGTTGTTGCCTCCATCGAAGAAGGTTCAATAGGCGAGGAGCTTGGATTTGAAGTTGGAGATCGATTAATTAGTATTAATGGTGTAAAGCCAAGAGATCTTATTGATTACAAATTTCTTATGGCTGAAGAAAATATTCAACTAATAATATTAGATGAAAAAGATAAACAACATACAATTGACATTGAAAAAGATTATGACGATGAGTTAGGACTTGCTTTTACTGAAGCTTTATTTGATGGATTAAAACAATGCAATAATCAATGCCCATTTTGTTTTATTGACCAACAACCCCCAGGGAAAAGAAAAAGCCTGTACCTAAAAGATGATGACTACAGGCTAAGTTTTTTATATGGTTCTTACTTAACACTTACAAATCTTTCCAAACAAGACTGGGAGAGAATTGAGGAACAAAGACTCACTCCTTTATTTGTATCAGTGCATGCAACAGATCCTTCTTTAAGGTCGAAATTACTAAGAAATCCTAAAGCTATTGACCTTTTAAATCAGTTAGCTTGGTTCTCAAAAAAAAGAATACAAATTCATGCTCAAATTGTTGTTTGCCCTGAAATAAATGATGGAAAAGCTTTAGAACGAACCATCAATGATCTATATAGTTTTGCGCAAGGAGATTTCCCCGTAGTCCTCTCAGCAGCTGTAGTTCCAGTTGGGCTAACAAGGTTTCGACCCAGTAATGACGGGCTGATACCCGTGGATCCTGTTTGTGCGACAAAAGTAATCAATCAGGTTGAGCCAATGCAAAGAATATTTTATAAATCAACGGGGTCCCGTTTTGCTTGGTTATCTGACGAATGGTATTTAATAGCGAAGAAGGCTTTACCCTCTCTTAATTCTTACGAAGATCTACCTCAAAAAGAGAATGGAGTAGGAAGTATTCGCAGTTTTCTTAGAGCAATGGATGAAGCCACAAGAGATTTGCCGACCAAAATTGATCAAAAGAAAACCTGCAGCTGGGTTGTTGGCAAACTTGTTGAAAATGAATTACAGAAGCCTTGCAAGCGAATAAATAAAATAAATAATTTCACACTCCATCTTTATGGGCTTCCAAGTCCTTATTGGGGGCAAGAACAAATTGTTACTGGCCTACTCACAGGCCAAGACCTCATAAAAGGACTGCGCGGAAAAGAATTAGGCGATGAATTACTTATACCATCGGTCATGCTAAGACAAGGTGAAAAAATCTTTCTTGATGACATGACACTTCAAGAGCTCTCTTTGTCACTTAATGTATCTGTAAGAATTGTCCATGATGCACAAGACATCGTGAACAAAGCACTTGGTAAAGCATAA